In Sander vitreus isolate 19-12246 chromosome 7, sanVit1, whole genome shotgun sequence, a genomic segment contains:
- the lrif1 gene encoding uncharacterized protein lrif1 has protein sequence MMFPATKNMDSIHSGTGVFYQAIPAVGADGKNIMKLIPVQMVNGQFFQSPISKTDSTQQKAVAVNIASAPVQTVQKAVPSPSASQQVVRKQVSIINVFPNQVGLDRGSSLNKQPLQQQKVNLIAVVPQMETTAANSAKSGRLPGPLPVTVKDPAIPRGRYLQITPNATVPRVPAVQTVPRVPAVQTVPTVPRVPAVQTIPASELPPRVKRPILPSPANSSPSSGSAGVVYTSPPVPTVSPQSVSALDTLKFLCNVSNATSCGSPSEGPKPHLKLIPKVSQRPNSPIKWVIEEEDNFTAPALDPVNFSVSSEILRAVAERESAPKPCDALTNPVSGSSLGKSGQGQESTSVTCNRKVVLAAKNGSVPYKMGKSDSPTAAGKSYEYNKTTVPSSQQSLESVSPQKRQGIRIIIPKGSHEVIDLCDDDALNDSSQPAASVHMSAATRPDEDNVIFVSYIPPKTDSESTQDLRLKTQMAPVKETDKTGTSSSNNVTEQKSPGGTTGTLIRRKPVHSMSVNTVKNVTRVCGSAATNMQNNEGPNISSQRSTATQQSKGVEVDVERKSPADRVNIASAAVQMVNKAALNPSATQQVVRKQVSLMNVFPNQVCLDLPLQQQKVNLIAVVPQMETTAANSAKSGRLPGPLPVTVKAPAIPRGRYLQITPNATVQTVPSVPAVPAVPTVPRVLAVPTVPTVPAVPRVPTVPRVLAVPTVPTVPAVPRVPTVPAVPTVPTVPASELPPHVKRPIFPSPANSSPSSGSAGVVYTSPPVPTVSPQSVSALDTLKFLSNVSNATSCGSPSEGPKPHLKLIPKASQRPNSPIKWVIEEEDNCTAPALDPVNSSVSSEIIRAVAERESAPKPCDALTNPVSGTEQKSLDGTTDADRGRKPGRSMSIDTGKNLTRVCGSAAMNMQNNEGPNFSSQRSTATQQSESMEVDVKTKSPANPSNSDSSKIEMDTHKMKSSVNAATSWTSSPAPESRRMADNLLRQMFGITANVKVCLQRIDGASVGSRPAGLRGKELFLKDLNRPQESDSCSGVKVEGSATPSAHTDIEPLKCSRLKPNTKPVSVLKNKRHPGDTSLKGTSCDVDTEPAFGYVEPIDEDFLSTDENDIPNAQDPTGRPQTQTCADLNANTRRMGRTRKRTMCPCCIPGAQDPKSEEPEDWAWATEQTSKKGRRTKAVRKAVKTSGRTDCLRAKNKRVSKTSEVPASDSLSAASVDSEELNQHEQIRKLKELLKEQEAALEVMRNGTS, from the exons ATGATGTTTCCCGCTACGAAAAACATGGATTCTATTCACAG TGGGACCGGTGTCTTCTACCAGGCGATACCTGCCGTCGGAGCCGACGGAAAGAACATCATGAAACTGATTCCTGTACAAATGGTCAACGGGCAGTTTTTCCAATCTCCAATAAGCAAGACGGATTCGACACAACAGAAAGCTGTCGCCGTAAACATCGCCTCAGCACCTGTTCAGACGGTACAAAAGGCAGTGCCGAGTCCTTCTGCCAGTCAGCAAGTTGTCAGAAAGCAGGTTTCCATCATTAATGTCTTCCCTAATCAAGTGGGTTTGGATCGCGGTAGTTCACTAAACAAGCAACCACTGCAGCAACAGAAAGTGAATTTAATAGCCGTCGTGCCTCAGATGGAAACCACTGCAGCAAACAGTGCGAAGTCAGGAAGACTTCCAGGTCCACTCCCAGTCACAGTGAAGGATCCAGCCATCCCCAGAGGACGGTACCTTCAGATTACCCCTAATGCAACAGTCCCGAGAGTCCCAGCGGTCCAAACAGTCCCGAGAGTCCCAGCGGTCCAAACGGTCCCAACAGTCCCGAGAGTCCCAGCAGTCCAAACAATCCCAGCATCTGAACTACCTCCTCGTGTCAAGAGACCAATTCTTCCTTCGCCAGCCAACTCCTCTCCGAGTTCAGGCTCAGCCGGTGTGGTCTACACGTCCCCACCTGTCCCAACTGTCAGTCCACAAAGTGTTTCTGCACTCGACACGCTCAAGTTTCTCTGCAACGTGTCAAATGCTACTTCATGTGGATCGCCATCAGAAGGACCAAAACCACATTTAAAATTAATTCCAAAGGTTTCACAAAGGCCCAACAGCCCCATCAAGTGGGTAATCGAAGAAGAGGACAACTTCACGGCTCCGGCTCTTGATCCTGTTAATTTTTCCGTCAGTTCAGAGATTCTTCGAGCtgttgcagagagagaaagtgctCCCAAGCCCTGCGACGCCCTTACAAATCCGGTCTCCGGGTCGAGTCTGGGCAAAAGTGGACAAGGACAGGAAAGCACCTCGGTCACCTGCAACAGGAAGGTGGTTTTGGCGGCAAAAAACGGCAGCGTACCATATAAAATGGGAAAAAGCGACTCACCCACAGCAGCGGGAAAAAGTTATGAATACAACAAAACCACCGTGCCTTCATCCCAACAATCACTTGAGTCAGTTTCACCTCAGAAAAGGCAGGGCATCAGAATAATCATCCCAAAAGGGTCGCATGAAGTGATTGATCTTTGTGACGACGACGCTCTCAATGATTCGTCTCAACCAGCGGCATCCGTTCACATGTCAGCGGCCACTCGTCCGGATGAAGACAATGTAATATTTGTGTCGTATATCCCCCCCAAGACTGACTCTGAGTCCACGCAAGATTTGAGACTGAAAACACAAATGGCACCTGTGAAGGAAACAGACAAGACGGGTACAAGCAGCTCGAACAATGTGACAGAACAGAAGAGCCCGGGTGGTACAACTGGCACTCTTATAAGAAGAAAACCTGTCCACAGCATGTCCGTCAACACAGTTAAAAACGTTACGCGTGTTTGCGGTTCAGCAGCAACGAACATGCAGAATAATGAGGGTCCGAACATTAGCAGTCAGCGGAGCACCGCCACCCAACAGTCGAAGGGCGTGGAAGTTGATGTAGAAAGGAAAAGTCCAGCAGATCGCGTAAATATTGCCTCAGCAGCTGTTCAGATGGTGAACAAGGCAGCGTTGAATCCTTCTGCCACTCAGCAAGTTGTCCGGAAGCAGGTTTCCCTCATGAATGTCTTCCCTAATCAAGTATGTTTGGATCTTCCACTGCAGCAACAGAAAGTGAATTTAATAGCCGTCGTGCCTCAGATGGAAACCACTGCAGCAAACAGTGCGAAGTCAGGAAGACTTCCAGGTCCACTCCCAGTCACAGTGAAGGCTCCAGCCATCCCCAGAGGACGGTACCTTCAGATTACCCCTAATGCAACAGTCCAGACAGTCCCAAGTGTCCCAGCAGTCCCAGCAGTCCCGACAGTCCCAAGAGTCCTAGCAGTCCCAACAGTACCGACAGTCCCAGCAGTCCCAAGAGTCCCGACAGTCCCAAGAGTCCTAGCAGTCCCAACAGTACCGACAGTCCCAGCAGTCCCAAGAGTCCCGACAGTCCCAGCAGTCCCTACAGTCCCGACAGTCCCAGCATCTGAACTACCTCCTCATGTCAAGAGACCGATTTTTCCTTCGCCAGCCAACTCCTCTCCGAGTTCAGGCTCAGCCGGTGTGGTCTACACGTCCCCACCTGTCCCAACTGTCAGTCCACAAAGTGTTTCTGCACTCGACACGCTCAAGTTTCTCTCCAACGTGTCAAATGCTACTTCATGTGGATCGCCATCAGAAGGACCAAAACCACATTTAAAATTAATTCCAAAGGCTTCACAAAGGCCCAACAGCCCCATCAAGTGGGTAATCGAAGAAGAGGACAACTGCACGGCTCCGGCTCTTGATCCTGTTAATTCTTCCGTCAGTTCAGAGATTATTCGAGCtgttgcagagagagaaagtgctCCCAAGCCCTGCGACGCCCTTACAAATCCGGTCTCCGGGACAGAACAGAAGAGCCTGGATGGAACAACGGACGCTGATAGAGGAAGAAAACCTGGCCGGAGTATGTCCATCGACACAGGGAAAAACTTAACGCGTGTTTGCGGTTCAGCAGCGATGAACATGCAGAATAATGAGGGTCCGAACTTTAGCAGTCAGCGGAGCACCGCCACCCAGCAGTCGGAGAGCATGGAAGTTGATGTAAAAACAAAGAGTCCAGCAAATCCCAGCAACTCTGACAGCAGCAAAATAGAGATGGACACCCACAAAATGAAG AGCTCTGTAAATGCCGCAACCAGTTGGACGTCTTCGCCGGCACCAGAATCCCGTCGAATGGCTGATAATCTGCTGAGACAGATGTTTGGGATAACAGCCAATGTGAAGGTTTGCCTGCAGAGGATTGATGGTGCCTCAGTCGGGTCTCGTCCTGCAGGGTTGAGAGGGAAagaactttttttaaaggacCTTAACCGTCCACAAGAAAGCGACAGCTGCAGCGGTGTGAAAGTAGAAGGCTCTGCCACTCCGAGTGCTCACACAGACATCGAACCTCTCAAATGTTCACGCTTGAAGCCGAACACGAAACCTGTCTCTGTTTTGAAGAACAAACGCCATCCGGGTGACACTTCCCTCAAGGGAACATCGTGTGATGTCGATACGGAGCCGGCGTTTGGCTACGTGGAACCCATAGATGAGGATTTCCTCAGCACGGATGAAAACGACATCCCAAACGCACAGGACCCAACCGGCCGGCCGCAGACTCAGACGTGTGCGGATCTGAATGCAAACACAAGGAGAATGGGAAGAACGAGGAAGCGCACAATGTGTCCGTGTTGCATCCCCGGTGCTCAAGATCCAAAGTCAGAGGAGCCAGAGGACTGGGCATGGGCGACCGAGCAGACAAGTAAAAAAGGGAGGAGAACAAAGGCTGTGAGAAAAGCTGTAAAAACATCTGGAAGGACCGACTGTCTAAGAGCCAAGAACAAGCGCGTCAGTAAGACTTCCGAGGTTCCAGCCAGTGACAGTTTGTCCGCAGCATCCGTGGACTCTGAGGAACTGAATCAACATGAACAGATCAGAAAACTCAAAGAGCTTCTGAAAGAGCAAGAAGCAGCTTTAGAGGTGATGAGAAACGGCACGAGCTGA